A window of Ananas comosus cultivar F153 linkage group 4, ASM154086v1, whole genome shotgun sequence contains these coding sequences:
- the LOC109709082 gene encoding uncharacterized protein LOC109709082 — METLFEDIYTWEQDKVQLAAHCFDKRARVWWTRVKQDRSPDLPLINWEEFHGLMFAEYFPDSDKRKMQENFRKLKQGNHTVREREFTHLLNCVPEVARTEQDQAECFVRGLRPGVFRLVHAFKFRTCAEVLDRALWVEHGNACERKERDAFHKEKGKK; from the coding sequence ATGGAAACTctgttcgaggacatctacaccTGGGAACAAGATAAGGTGCAGTTGGCCGCGCACTGCTTCGATAAGCGGGCCAGAGTGTGGTGGACGAGGGTGAAGCAGGACCGATCTCCGGATCTTCCCCTAATCAATTGGGAGGAGTTCCATGGACTGATGTTTGCGGAGTACTTTCCCGATAGTGATAAGAGGAAGATGCAGGAAAACTTCAGGAAGCTTAAGCAGGGTAACCACACAGTTCGGGAGCGGGAGTTCACTCATCTCCTAAATTGTGTCCCTGAAGTAGCGAGGACTGAGCAAGACCAGGCAGAGTGCTTTGTTCGGGGACTTCGACCCGGAGTGTTCCGATTGGTGCACGCATTCAAGTTCCGCACCTGTGCGGAAGTGTTGGACCGTGCCTTATGGGTTGAGCACGGGAATGCTTGCGAACGCAAGGAGCGAGATGCGTTTcataaagaaaaaggaaagaaatga